The proteins below come from a single Vitis vinifera cultivar Pinot Noir 40024 chromosome 9, ASM3070453v1 genomic window:
- the LOC100243003 gene encoding coniferyl alcohol acyltransferase: MGGGDFTVTVSRKEVVAAVLPVQEYWLPTSNLDLLLPPVDVGVFFCYKKPHDLTFGSMIGVLKEALAQALVSYYPFAGEVLSNSAGEPELLCNNRGVDFMEAYADVQLQNLNLYNPDESIESKLVPKKKHGVLSVQVTELKCGGVVVACTFDHRIADAYSANMFLVSWAEMAQSKPLSVLPSFRRSLLNPRRPGSYDPSLDNMYVPMSALPPPKAPQPGDDLLINRLYYVTGEQLSLLQSLATSKSNSCKRTKLESLSAFLWKMVAKSAVTENANQKVCRMGTVVDGRKRLSSGDEVKAAMLASYFGNVLSIPFGKKTINELKEKPLSWVADAIREYLEGAVTKEHFLGLIDWVEAHRPEPALAKIYNSGSRDGPAFVVSSGQRFPVSRVDFGWGMPALGSYHFPWGGEAGYVMPMPSPVRDGDWVVYMHLSVGQIEWIETQAAHIFRPLNSEYLNLSNSD; encoded by the exons ATGGGTGGTGGAGATTTCACAGTAACAGTGAGCAGAAAGGAAGTAGTGGCAGCTGTACTGCCTGTGCAGGAGTACTGGCTGCCAACGTCTAACCTGGACTTGCTTTTGCCTCCAGTAGATGTGGGCGTGTTTTTCTGTTACAAGAAGCCACATGATTTAACATTTGGGTCCATGATTGGCGTTCTGAAGGAGGCCCTGGCCCAAGCACTGGTGTCCTATTATCCATTTGCAGGGGAAGTTTTGAGTAACTCAGCGGGTGAGCCCGAGCTCCTTTGCAACAACCGTGGGGTTGATTTCATGGAAGCTTATGCGGATGTACAACTACAAAACCTCAACTTGTATAACCCTGATGAAAGCATTGAAAGCAAGCTTGTCCCTAAGAAGAAACATGGCGTTCTGTCAGTCCAG GTGACTGAGCTCAAATGTGGCGGAGTTGTGGTGGCCTGTACATTCGATCATAGGATAGCAGACGCATATTCTGCCAATATGTTTCTAGTTTCATGGGCTGAAATGGCTCAGTCCAAGCCATTATCCGTACTACCATCTTTCCGGCGCTCTCTCCTCAACCCTCGACGTCCGGGCTCCTATGATCCTTCCCTTGACAACATGTACGTCCCCATGTCAGCCTTACCTCCTCCCAAAGCTCCACAGCCTGGTGATGATCTTCTCATAAACCGCCTTTACTATGTCACAGGCGAGCAGCTCAGTCTACTCCAATCACTAGCCACCAGCAAGAGTAACTCCTGCAAGAGGACCAAACTAGAGTCTCTCAGTGCTTTTCTGTGGAAGATGGTGGCCAAAAGTGCAGTCACGGAAAACGCAAACCAAAAAGTATGCAGGATGGGCACCGTGGTGGATGGAAGAAAGAGACTGAGCAGTGGAGACGAGGTTAAAGCAGCAATGTTGGCCTCTTACTTCGGAAATGTACTGTCCATACCCTTTGGTAAGAAGACAATAAATGAACTGAAAGAGAAACCATTGAGCTGGGTGGCAGATGCAATTCGTGAGTACCTGGAAGGAGCAGTAACAAAGGAGCATTTCCTGGGGCTGATAGATTGGGTGGAGGCTCACCGTCCGGAGCCAGCTTTAGCGAAGATATACAACAGTGGCAGTCGCGATGGACCAGCATTCGTGGTGTCATCAGGGCAGAGATTCCCAGTGTCAAGGGTGGATTTCGGGTGGGGTATGCCGGCTCTGGGGTCATACCATTTTCCATGGGGTGGGGAAGCTGGGTACGTGATGCCAATGCCGAGTCCTGTCAGAGATGGAGACTGGGTGGTGTACATGCACCTCTCCGTGGGGCAGATAGAGTGGATTGAGACTCAGGCTGCTCACATCTTTAGACCTTTAAATTCTGAATATCTCAACTTGAGCAACTCAGATTAG